A stretch of Arthrobacter sp. NEB 688 DNA encodes these proteins:
- the fabG gene encoding 3-oxoacyl-ACP reductase FabG, whose translation MSDQRVAVVTGAARGIGAATAERLARDGFAVAVLDLDEAACEEVAGRIRDAGGRALGVGVDVSDAAAVESGVARVAAELGPPVVLVNNAGIIRDNLLFKMSEGDWDSVMAVHLKGAFLMTKACQAHMTQERYGRIVNLSSSSAQGNRGQANYSAAKAGLQGFTKTLAIELGKFGVTANAVAPGFIETDMTRATAERLKVSFEDFLTHTASQIPVARVGQPADIAATISFLVSEEAGFVSGQVIYVAGGPLD comes from the coding sequence ATGTCCGACCAGCGCGTCGCCGTCGTCACCGGAGCCGCCCGCGGGATCGGTGCGGCCACCGCCGAGCGCCTGGCCCGCGACGGGTTCGCCGTCGCCGTCCTCGACCTCGACGAGGCCGCCTGCGAGGAGGTCGCCGGCCGCATCCGCGACGCCGGGGGCCGCGCGCTCGGGGTCGGCGTCGACGTCTCCGACGCCGCCGCGGTCGAGTCGGGCGTGGCCCGCGTCGCCGCCGAGCTCGGCCCGCCGGTCGTCCTCGTCAACAACGCGGGCATCATCCGCGACAACCTCCTCTTCAAGATGAGCGAGGGCGACTGGGACTCCGTCATGGCCGTCCACCTCAAGGGCGCCTTCCTCATGACCAAGGCCTGCCAGGCGCACATGACGCAGGAGCGCTACGGCCGCATCGTCAACCTCTCCTCGTCCTCGGCCCAGGGCAACCGCGGCCAGGCCAACTACTCCGCGGCCAAGGCCGGCCTCCAGGGCTTCACGAAGACCCTCGCGATCGAGCTCGGCAAGTTCGGCGTCACCGCGAACGCCGTGGCCCCGGGCTTCATCGAGACCGACATGACGCGCGCCACCGCCGAGCGGCTCAAGGTGTCGTTCGAGGACTTCCTCACCCACACGGCGTCCCAGATCCCGGTCGCCCGCGTCGGCCAGCCGGCCGACATCGCCGCGACGATCTCCTTCCTCGTCTCCGAGGAGGCCGGCTTCGTCAGCGGCCAGGTCATCTACGTCGCCGGCGGCCCGCTCGACTGA
- a CDS encoding acyl-CoA dehydrogenase family protein, whose translation MPRNVYAAEHEDFRASVAEFVERTLKPRAEQMLEVKAVERDIWKEAGKQGLFGLDIPEEFGGMGAEDYRFNAIAAEVIAGFNFAVSSCFGIHSDVCPPYVVDLGTQEQKERWLPGMANGELIAAIAMTEPSGGSDLAALKTTAVRDGDHWVLNGSKTFITNGYQADLVIVAARTDPSKGAKGITLLMVEEGMEGFTRGRKLDKVGQEEADTSELFFEDVRVPDANRLGEEGMGFIAMMQRLPQERIGAAVANTAHAFQIFRETVEYTKERKAFGQPVGSFQHNKFKMAELLTKLEVTQAYVDDCIAAHAEGKLTPVDAAKAKWFSAQVQNEVLDECVQLHGGYGFMNEYRVARAWRDARVSKIWAGSNEIMKELIGRDLGL comes from the coding sequence ATGCCCCGCAACGTCTACGCCGCCGAGCACGAGGACTTCCGCGCCTCCGTCGCCGAGTTCGTCGAGCGCACCCTCAAGCCGCGCGCCGAGCAGATGCTCGAGGTCAAGGCCGTCGAGCGCGACATCTGGAAGGAGGCCGGCAAGCAGGGCCTCTTCGGCCTCGACATCCCCGAGGAGTTCGGGGGGATGGGCGCCGAGGACTACCGCTTCAACGCCATCGCGGCCGAGGTCATCGCCGGCTTCAACTTCGCCGTGTCGTCCTGCTTCGGCATCCACTCCGACGTGTGCCCGCCGTACGTCGTCGACCTCGGCACCCAGGAGCAGAAGGAGCGCTGGCTGCCCGGCATGGCGAACGGCGAGCTCATCGCCGCCATCGCGATGACCGAGCCCTCCGGCGGCTCCGACCTCGCCGCGCTGAAGACCACCGCCGTGCGCGACGGCGACCACTGGGTCCTCAACGGCAGCAAGACCTTCATCACCAACGGCTACCAGGCCGACCTCGTCATCGTCGCGGCCCGCACCGACCCGTCCAAGGGCGCGAAGGGCATCACCCTGCTCATGGTCGAGGAGGGCATGGAGGGCTTCACCCGCGGCCGCAAGCTCGACAAGGTGGGGCAGGAGGAGGCCGACACCTCCGAGCTGTTCTTCGAGGACGTCCGCGTCCCGGACGCCAACCGCCTCGGCGAGGAGGGCATGGGCTTCATCGCGATGATGCAGCGCCTGCCGCAGGAGCGCATCGGCGCCGCCGTCGCCAACACCGCGCACGCCTTCCAGATCTTCCGCGAGACGGTCGAGTACACCAAGGAGCGCAAGGCGTTCGGGCAGCCGGTCGGCTCCTTCCAGCACAACAAGTTCAAGATGGCCGAGCTGCTGACCAAGCTCGAGGTCACCCAGGCCTACGTCGACGACTGCATCGCCGCGCACGCGGAGGGCAAGCTGACCCCGGTCGACGCCGCCAAGGCGAAGTGGTTCTCGGCGCAGGTGCAGAACGAGGTGCTCGACGAGTGCGTCCAGCTGCACGGCGGGTACGGCTTCATGAACGAGTACCGCGTGGCCCGCGCCTGGCGCGACGCCCGCGTCTCGAAGATCTGGGCCGGCTCGAACGAGATCATGAAGGAGCTCATCGGCCGCGACCTCGGCCTCTGA
- a CDS encoding TetR/AcrR family transcriptional regulator: MPATTPATETAVLAALAPEGGRPGGATDVGDTATRVMLAAADAFAENGFPATTTRDIASRAGLSPAGVYVHFSSKENLLFEISRRGHARARDLLVAAATDAASPTEALRAIIGGFSRWHAEHHQLGRIVQFEFRHLSTEHQSEVIELRKEIDRVVADVLRDGVEAGELDVEDVPTTALALLSMAIDVARWYVPGGRRTPQMVERTYGDLAVRLAGGRA, encoded by the coding sequence GTGCCCGCCACGACCCCAGCGACCGAGACCGCCGTCCTCGCCGCGCTCGCGCCCGAGGGCGGGCGACCGGGCGGCGCCACCGACGTCGGCGACACCGCCACCCGCGTGATGCTCGCCGCCGCCGACGCCTTCGCCGAGAACGGCTTCCCCGCGACGACGACGCGCGACATCGCCTCGCGGGCGGGCCTGTCCCCCGCCGGCGTCTACGTGCACTTCTCCTCCAAGGAGAACCTCCTCTTCGAGATCAGCCGCCGCGGTCACGCCCGGGCCCGCGACCTGCTCGTCGCCGCGGCCACCGACGCCGCCTCCCCGACCGAGGCCCTGCGCGCGATCATCGGCGGCTTCTCGCGCTGGCACGCCGAGCACCACCAGCTCGGGCGGATCGTCCAGTTCGAGTTCCGGCACCTCTCGACCGAGCACCAGTCCGAGGTCATCGAGCTGCGCAAGGAGATCGACCGGGTCGTGGCCGACGTGCTGCGCGACGGCGTGGAGGCCGGCGAGCTCGACGTCGAGGACGTCCCCACGACCGCCCTGGCCCTGCTCTCGATGGCCATCGACGTCGCCCGCTGGTACGTCCCGGGCGGCCGACGCACCCCCCAGATGGTCGAGCGCACCTACGGCGACCTCGCGGTGCGCCTCGCCGGCGGACGCGCCTGA
- a CDS encoding class I SAM-dependent methyltransferase yields MTEHGHGGSPSIATPDYWWYVARADLLEVALRDLVDGAGTALDLGSADGPSAAWFREAVGRTASLDIDPRGLDTNGVCGSALALPFEDASFDAVAAFDVIEHCAPEADALAEVHRVLRPGGRFLMSVPAYTWAWTDFDVANGHHRRYTKRRAVAALERSGFRVERATYGFSTVFPLFVAERAARRVTRRSADGAADIVQVPQVPKPLNAALRAMCTLDRTLLRRTDLPFGSSVFVGATRLG; encoded by the coding sequence GTGACGGAGCACGGCCACGGCGGATCCCCCTCGATCGCGACCCCCGACTACTGGTGGTACGTCGCGCGGGCCGACCTGCTCGAGGTGGCGCTGCGCGACCTCGTCGACGGCGCCGGCACGGCCCTCGACCTCGGCAGCGCCGACGGCCCGAGCGCGGCGTGGTTCCGCGAGGCCGTCGGGCGCACCGCGTCCCTCGACATCGACCCCCGCGGCCTGGACACCAACGGCGTCTGCGGCTCGGCCCTCGCCCTGCCGTTCGAGGACGCCTCCTTCGACGCCGTCGCCGCCTTCGACGTCATCGAGCACTGCGCCCCCGAGGCCGACGCCCTCGCCGAGGTGCACCGGGTCCTGCGTCCCGGCGGACGTTTCCTCATGTCGGTGCCGGCCTACACCTGGGCGTGGACCGACTTCGACGTCGCCAACGGCCACCACCGCCGCTACACGAAGCGTCGCGCCGTCGCCGCCCTCGAGCGCTCCGGCTTCCGGGTCGAGCGCGCGACCTACGGCTTCTCGACGGTCTTCCCGCTCTTCGTCGCGGAGCGGGCCGCCCGCAGGGTCACCCGCCGCTCCGCCGACGGGGCCGCCGACATCGTCCAGGTGCCTCAGGTGCCGAAGCCGCTCAACGCGGCGCTGCGCGCGATGTGCACGCTCGACCGGACCCTGTTGCGGCGCACCGATCTTCCCTTCGGGTCGTCGGTGTTCGTCGGGGCCACGCGGCTCGGCTGA
- a CDS encoding NAD-dependent epimerase/dehydratase family protein: MSPGPAGPPSAWVVGAGGLVGRHLVATLREAGQDVSTSRVPWADEEESLAVLARDLDEFTRRCAGRPWVLAWCAGAGVVATGADALAAEQRVFERFCALLPPDPDGDGVVVLASSAGGLYAGSGAPPFTEETPPAPLVPYGRTKLAMEAALSAAVSRTGSRAVAARLANVYGPGQTLGKPQGLLSQLCLSDATTRPLPVFVSLDTIRDYVYVVDVARMLLRCSELARLEPAGAFVPKVIASGRPVTVGHLVSEARRVFHRPLRTAMAPGGKGQVLDLRLGSVRWPQVDALASTPLAAGLAATAADVRARVVSGGPLDG, translated from the coding sequence GTGAGCCCCGGCCCCGCCGGGCCCCCCTCGGCCTGGGTCGTCGGGGCCGGTGGCCTCGTCGGGCGGCACCTCGTCGCGACGCTGCGGGAGGCAGGTCAGGACGTGAGCACCTCGCGCGTCCCGTGGGCCGACGAGGAGGAGTCGCTGGCCGTCCTGGCCCGCGACCTCGACGAGTTCACCCGCCGCTGCGCCGGGCGACCCTGGGTGCTCGCGTGGTGCGCGGGCGCCGGCGTCGTGGCGACGGGCGCCGACGCCCTCGCCGCCGAGCAGCGCGTGTTCGAGCGCTTCTGCGCGCTGCTGCCGCCCGACCCGGACGGTGACGGCGTCGTCGTCCTCGCGTCGTCGGCGGGTGGGCTGTACGCCGGGTCGGGCGCGCCGCCCTTCACCGAGGAGACGCCCCCGGCCCCCCTCGTCCCCTACGGCCGGACCAAGCTCGCGATGGAGGCGGCTCTCTCGGCCGCGGTGTCCCGCACCGGCAGCCGCGCCGTCGCCGCCCGGCTGGCCAACGTCTACGGTCCCGGGCAGACGCTCGGCAAGCCGCAGGGCCTCCTCTCGCAGCTCTGCCTCTCGGACGCCACGACCCGCCCGCTGCCGGTCTTCGTCTCGCTCGACACCATCCGCGACTACGTCTACGTCGTCGACGTCGCCCGGATGCTCCTGCGCTGCAGTGAGCTGGCCCGCCTCGAGCCGGCCGGCGCGTTCGTGCCGAAGGTCATCGCCTCCGGCCGCCCCGTGACGGTCGGGCACCTCGTGTCGGAGGCCCGCCGCGTCTTCCACCGCCCGCTGCGCACGGCGATGGCGCCCGGAGGCAAGGGGCAGGTGCTCGACCTGCGCCTGGGGTCGGTCCGCTGGCCGCAGGTCGACGCCCTCGCGTCGACGCCGCTCGCGGCCGGGCTCGCGGCGACCGCCGCCGACGTCCGCGCTCGCGTCGTCTCCGGAGGACCGCTCGACGGCTGA
- a CDS encoding glycosyltransferase family 2 protein encodes MSSEHPEQPVPSTPQVPHRISVIVPVYQGRSTLPGLVAELAPLTTVGTTPAGRAYVVDELVLVDDCGPDGSDAVVRTLAEEHDWVRAVWLSRNFGQHAATLAGISASGGEWVVTMDEDGQHDPADIALLLDAAMTEQADVVYAKPSNEPPHGAMRNLASRSAKWLVGRMAKGAPAADFNSFRLVLGEVARSVAAYAGPGIYLDVAISWVARRTTTAAVPMREEGGRPSGYDVRRLASHFWRLVLSSGTTPLRLVSVTGAGAVVLAPLVALVLVIGRVSNSWEAPGWTSTMVLLMASTGAILFALGVIAEYVGMAVNMAMGKPLYLPVRDRRDGPLGRDGA; translated from the coding sequence GTGTCGTCCGAGCACCCGGAGCAGCCCGTGCCGTCCACCCCGCAGGTCCCGCACCGGATCTCGGTCATCGTGCCGGTCTACCAGGGTCGCTCGACGTTGCCCGGGCTCGTCGCCGAGCTCGCGCCGCTGACGACGGTGGGCACGACCCCGGCCGGCCGCGCCTACGTCGTCGACGAGCTCGTGCTCGTCGACGACTGCGGGCCGGACGGGTCCGACGCCGTCGTCCGGACGCTCGCCGAGGAGCACGACTGGGTGCGCGCCGTGTGGCTGAGCCGCAACTTCGGCCAGCACGCGGCGACCCTCGCCGGCATCTCGGCCTCGGGCGGCGAGTGGGTCGTGACGATGGACGAGGACGGCCAGCACGACCCCGCCGACATCGCGCTCCTCCTCGACGCGGCGATGACCGAGCAGGCCGACGTCGTCTACGCCAAGCCGTCCAACGAGCCGCCGCACGGGGCGATGCGCAACCTCGCGTCGCGCTCCGCCAAGTGGCTCGTCGGCCGGATGGCCAAGGGCGCCCCGGCCGCGGACTTCAACAGCTTCCGGCTCGTCCTCGGCGAGGTCGCGCGCTCCGTGGCCGCGTACGCCGGGCCCGGCATCTACCTCGACGTCGCGATCTCCTGGGTGGCACGCCGCACGACGACGGCCGCGGTCCCGATGCGCGAGGAGGGCGGCCGGCCGTCGGGCTACGACGTGCGCCGGCTCGCCTCGCACTTCTGGCGGCTCGTCCTGAGCAGCGGCACCACCCCGCTGCGCCTGGTCAGCGTGACCGGCGCCGGCGCGGTCGTCCTCGCGCCGCTCGTCGCGCTCGTCCTCGTCATCGGCCGGGTCTCCAACAGCTGGGAGGCCCCGGGCTGGACCTCGACGATGGTCCTGCTCATGGCCTCGACCGGCGCCATCCTCTTCGCGCTCGGCGTGATCGCCGAGTACGTCGGCATGGCCGTCAACATGGCGATGGGCAAGCCGCTCTACCTGCCGGTCCGCGACCGCCGCGACGGCCCGCTCGGGCGGGACGGGGCGTGA
- the ettA gene encoding energy-dependent translational throttle protein EttA has protein sequence MPEFIYVMSRARKAHGDKVILDDVTLSFLPGAKIGVVGPNGAGKSSVLKIMAGLDQPSNGEARLSPGYSVGILMQEPELNEEKTVLGNVEEGAGEIKAKVDRYNAISAEMAEPDADFDALMAEMGQLQEAIDAADAWDLDSQLEQAMDALRCPPPDADVTVLSGGERRRVALCKLLLQKPDLLLLDEPTNHLDAESVLWLEQHLASYHGAVVAVTHDRYFMDNVAEWILELDRGRAYPYEGNYSTYLEKKQARLAIQGKKDAKLAKRLAEELEWVRSNAKAKQTKSKARLARYEEMAAEADRTRKLDFEEIQIPPGPRLGSKVIEVKNLTKGFGDRVLIDDLSFTLPRNGIVGVIGPNGVGKTTLFKTIVGLEEADAGLVDVGETVKISYVDQSRGGLDPNLNLWETVSGGHDYINVGQVEIPSRAYVSQFGFKGPDQQKKAGILSGGERNRLNLALTLKEGGNLLLLDEPTNDLDVETLGSLENALLDFPGCAVVISHDRWFLDRVATHILAYEGTEANPSRWYWFEGNFDAYEKNKVERLGEDAARPHRVTYRKLTRD, from the coding sequence TCGACCAGCCGTCCAACGGCGAGGCGCGCCTCAGCCCGGGCTACTCCGTCGGCATCCTCATGCAGGAGCCGGAGCTCAACGAGGAGAAGACCGTCCTCGGCAACGTCGAGGAGGGCGCCGGCGAGATCAAGGCGAAGGTCGACCGCTACAACGCGATCTCCGCCGAGATGGCCGAGCCGGACGCCGACTTCGACGCGCTGATGGCCGAGATGGGCCAGCTGCAGGAGGCCATCGACGCCGCCGACGCCTGGGACCTCGACTCCCAGCTCGAGCAGGCGATGGACGCGCTGCGCTGCCCGCCGCCGGACGCCGACGTCACCGTCCTCTCGGGTGGTGAGCGCCGCCGCGTCGCCCTGTGCAAGCTGCTGCTCCAGAAGCCCGACCTCCTGCTCCTCGACGAGCCGACCAACCACCTCGACGCCGAGTCGGTCCTCTGGCTCGAGCAGCACCTCGCGAGCTACCACGGCGCCGTCGTCGCGGTCACCCACGACCGGTACTTCATGGACAACGTCGCCGAGTGGATCCTCGAGCTCGACCGCGGCCGGGCCTACCCCTACGAGGGCAACTACTCGACCTACCTCGAGAAGAAGCAGGCCCGCCTCGCGATCCAGGGCAAGAAGGACGCCAAGCTCGCCAAGCGCCTCGCCGAGGAGCTCGAGTGGGTCCGTTCGAACGCCAAGGCCAAGCAGACCAAGTCCAAGGCGCGTCTGGCCCGCTACGAGGAGATGGCGGCGGAGGCCGACCGCACCCGCAAGCTCGACTTCGAGGAGATCCAGATCCCCCCGGGCCCGCGCCTGGGCAGCAAGGTCATCGAGGTCAAGAACCTCACGAAGGGCTTCGGCGACCGCGTCCTCATCGACGACCTCTCCTTCACCCTGCCGCGCAACGGCATCGTCGGCGTCATCGGCCCGAACGGCGTCGGCAAGACGACCCTCTTCAAGACGATCGTCGGCCTCGAGGAGGCGGACGCCGGGCTCGTCGACGTCGGCGAGACGGTCAAGATCTCCTACGTCGACCAGAGCCGTGGTGGCCTGGACCCGAACCTCAACCTCTGGGAGACGGTCTCCGGCGGGCACGACTACATCAACGTCGGCCAGGTCGAGATCCCCAGCCGCGCCTACGTCAGCCAGTTCGGGTTCAAGGGCCCGGACCAGCAGAAGAAGGCCGGCATCCTCTCCGGTGGCGAGCGCAACCGCCTCAACCTCGCGCTGACGCTCAAGGAGGGCGGCAACCTGCTGCTCCTCGACGAGCCGACCAACGACCTCGACGTCGAGACCCTCGGCTCCCTCGAGAACGCGCTGCTCGACTTCCCCGGCTGCGCCGTGGTCATCAGCCACGACCGGTGGTTCCTCGACCGGGTCGCGACGCACATCCTCGCCTACGAGGGCACCGAGGCGAACCCGTCGCGGTGGTACTGGTTCGAGGGCAACTTCGACGCGTACGAGAAGAACAAGGTCGAGCGCCTCGGTGAGGACGCGGCGCGCCCGCACCGCGTCACCTACCGCAAGCTGACCCGCGACTGA